One genomic segment of Plasmodium cynomolgi strain B DNA, chromosome 14, whole genome shotgun sequence includes these proteins:
- a CDS encoding hypothetical protein (putative), with protein MLLTLRWTEKYFHHLSLNNEMKYKNVEIYQRYYMFNQMRGKKNRKKRERANLNDEQKKTKLKVPPVRLEDRTTVCEPPTVISKNIKKEIMKVCVGKERTRRHFKFRNKYRLSKLLGLTHDTENIKEKKKNPSTFVTPLTKLQHEATLPRTMHHDRFSFPHSFQYSVIWHGSSIVDHEENNICFFSSYIRDLSLSARERKKVTDILGEERVDKTNEIIFLESNFFNTYNHNAAYLGDVVQFLMRRGRKNPIRYVAKVKCQSVGPRKCVHA; from the exons ATGTTACTCACCCTTAGGTGGactgaaaaatattttcaccaCCTTAGTCTGAACAATGAgatgaaatataaaaatgtagaaatataCCAAAGGTACTACATGTTTAACCAAATgagagggaagaagaatcggaaaaaaagagagagagcaAACTTAAATGATGAACAGAAGAAAACAAAGTTGAAAGTCCCCCCTGTGAGGTTGGAGGATAGGACAACGGTGTGCGAACCTCCAACTGTTAttagcaaaaatattaaaaaggaaattatgaAAGTTTGTGttggaaaggaaagaacGAGGAGACATTTTAAATTCAGAAATAAATATCGATTAAGTAAATTGTTAGGTCTAACTCACGATacggaaaatataaaagagaagaaaaaaaacccaagCACATTTGTAACTCCGCTAACAAAATTACAACATGAAGCCACCTTGCCAAGAACAATGCACCATGACAGATTTAGTTTTCCTCACTCCTTTCAATATTCGGTCATATGGCATGGGTCTTCTATTGTAGACCATGAGGAAAAcaacatttgttttttcagtTCCTACATTAGGGATTTATCCCTATCTGctagggaaaggaaaaaagttaCTGACATTTTGGGGGAGGAGCGGGTTGACAAAACAaacgaaattattttcctcgaGAGCAACTTCTTCAACACGTACAACCACAACGCTGCGTACTTGGGGGACGTTGTCCAGTTTTTGATGCGCCGG GGCAGGAAAAACCCAATTCGCTACGTCGCCAAGGTAAAATGCCAATCGGTGGGACCGAGAAAATGCGTCCACGCATAG